The Labilibaculum sp. sequence TCTGTTGTCATTCTATATTTTGTTATTGCTTGTAATTTGGTTTATACGTATCTCAAAACAACGGGGCTTTAATATTTTGGCGATTATCTTTTTGGCAATAGGTCTCTTCTCAATCTGTGTTGATGGTTTTGTTTCGCTCTATTTCGTTCATCAGTTTCAGATCAGATGGAGCATTATTGTGGTAACCTCAATGATCTCTATTTCAGCACTTCTCTTCTATGTTCATTATCGATTGAAAAAAGGAGTCGACTTAAGAAGATTCTTTCACATTTAAAACCATGCGAATAACTCACTCCAAAGATCTCTCATAAGAACAAAATAGAGCAGGAAACTTCCGATCCATCCATGGGCAATGCCTATGGCCCAAAGGTTTCTCCATTTAAAGTAAGCCAGCAAAAATACGGCTTCCATTGCAAAGGTAAAAATCATTAAAAAGTAATTGGTATAGTGCACCAAACCGAAAAGTGTTGAGATCAAAAAAATAAGAACATACCTATTGATGCTGGGTTTCACTAATGAAATCAGATTATTGGTAATCAGTCCGAGCATTAAATATTGTTGAACAATTCCCCAAATGGGATACAGGCAAATAATCGGCAATATATGCCAGGTAAATGT is a genomic window containing:
- a CDS encoding type II CAAX prenyl endopeptidase Rce1 family protein, whose product is MHVLLSRSTNKILKITNFPRIELIAVILTGILKYILMDWLQMRAIYIAGICIFWGAYILFRYSTNRDVLSHWGFTKNNFKRSMVFLLPLVVVSISVSLIYGHLNHSLTFTWHILPIICLYPIWGIVQQYLMLGLITNNLISLVKPSINRYVLIFLISTLFGLVHYTNYFLMIFTFAMEAVFLLAYFKWRNLWAIGIAHGWIGSFLLYFVLMRDLWSELFAWF